A window of the Mesoplasma florum L1 genome harbors these coding sequences:
- the rplM gene encoding 50S ribosomal protein L13 — protein MKQTTLIAAKDIKKNWYIVDAAGQNVGRLSTEVARILRGKHKVDFTPHMNNGDHVIIINAEKVLFTGKKESDKTYYHHSMHPGGLRRRTVAVQRELDATKILERSIRLMLPKNVQGRNQFRALHVFVGENHPYAAQKPEVLTFVKKGDNK, from the coding sequence ATGAAACAAACAACATTAATTGCTGCAAAAGACATCAAAAAAAATTGATATATCGTTGATGCAGCAGGACAAAATGTGGGGAGATTATCTACAGAAGTAGCTAGAATCTTAAGAGGTAAACATAAAGTTGACTTCACACCTCACATGAACAATGGTGATCACGTTATCATCATTAACGCTGAGAAAGTATTATTTACTGGTAAAAAAGAATCAGATAAAACATACTACCACCACTCAATGCACCCAGGTGGACTAAGAAGAAGAACTGTAGCAGTTCAAAGAGAATTAGACGCAACTAAAATTTTAGAACGTTCAATTCGTTTGATGTTACCAAAAAATGTACAAGGAAGAAATCAATTTAGAGCATTACACGTATTTGTTGGTGAAAACCACCCTTACGCAGCTCAAAAACCAGAAGTTTTAACATTT
- the tsaB gene encoding tRNA (adenosine(37)-N6)-threonylcarbamoyltransferase complex dimerization subunit type 1 TsaB: MKLFIDTCNWKLVLILKKDDQIIDSLILSDTKKVSDIALSTITKLLSKNNLKINDIQEFYLTNGPGSYTGVRVGLTIVKTLKTLNNRIKVYLLNSLAFQAANDQAISILDARGSKYYIGVYENQKPLIEETVVNLSELDDIKKTYSNFLIKEDNKSLDYIQTFNLLEKNFRLVDEIEEILPLYIKNFI, translated from the coding sequence ATGAAATTATTTATAGATACATGTAATTGAAAATTAGTTTTAATACTAAAAAAAGATGATCAGATAATCGATAGTCTAATATTGTCTGACACTAAAAAGGTTAGTGATATAGCATTATCTACTATCACTAAGTTATTAAGTAAAAATAATTTAAAAATTAATGATATTCAAGAATTTTATTTAACTAATGGTCCTGGTAGTTATACTGGTGTTAGAGTTGGGCTAACAATTGTTAAAACTTTAAAAACTTTAAACAATAGAATTAAAGTCTATTTATTAAATTCATTAGCATTTCAAGCAGCAAATGATCAAGCTATTTCAATATTAGATGCTAGAGGAAGTAAATACTATATTGGAGTATATGAAAACCAAAAACCTTTAATAGAAGAAACAGTTGTTAACTTATCTGAATTAGATGATATTAAAAAAACTTATTCTAACTTTTTAATTAAAGAAGATAATAAGTCTTTAGATTATATTCAAACATTTAACTTATTAGAAAAAAACTTTAGATTGGTTGATGAAATTGAAGAAATTTTACCTTTATATATAAAAAATTTCATTTAG
- the tsaE gene encoding tRNA (adenosine(37)-N6)-threonylcarbamoyltransferase complex ATPase subunit type 1 TsaE produces the protein MIIKSINETRELAIKIADELKSVKGEVYLLLTGDLGAGKTTLTKQLIKSLGVEENVTSPTFNILNQYETTNNLVINHMDAYRLDEQSNIEMFLEEFDNNINIIEWWTNLNYDFNEFKNIKIEILAIDETTREIKIERNY, from the coding sequence ATGATTATCAAAAGCATTAATGAAACTAGAGAATTAGCCATTAAAATCGCTGATGAACTAAAAAGCGTTAAGGGTGAAGTTTATTTATTATTAACAGGTGATCTTGGTGCAGGTAAAACAACTTTAACAAAGCAATTAATTAAATCATTGGGAGTTGAAGAAAATGTAACATCCCCAACTTTTAATATTTTGAATCAATATGAAACTACAAATAACCTAGTCATAAATCATATGGATGCATATAGACTAGATGAACAATCAAATATTGAAATGTTCTTAGAAGAATTTGATAACAATATTAATATCATTGAATGATGAACAAATTTAAATTATGACTTTAATGAATTTAAAAATATAAAAATTGAAATATTAGCAATTGATGAAACTACTAGAGAAATTAAAATAGAAAGAAATTATTAG
- the mgtA gene encoding magnesium-translocating P-type ATPase — MKKLKKLNNNTKIELINYVDSDNNKLLKQFEVNSFGLNDEQVEVNREKFGGKELKPARFNVFLVFVKSFFSPFNIILMAIDAFNFYEYVSDPNTFSLVAAVIVLIMILASGTMAFIQEIRSHLVIKRMITENKKTSKVIRNISYNYKSVDNANSIRMIKEAEVIENDELVPGDVIYLVNGDIIPADVRIIWSNNLYVNQSSLTGESFPVQKKDSHDKEFESHLSYENIGYMGTEVMSGSGLAIVVATGQKTYFSLIDNKVKEKRKSSSFEKGIKRITLYLIAFMIAVIPVVLLISGLQQGDWVKGAMFTIAIAVGITPEMLPIIVTSNLTRGYKQIEKNGEMIVKNLNSVQNIGAIDILCTDKTGTITSGEISLDKVTGVNGEKSEFLENVLYLNSYFQSGFQNPIDSAVLSSKIKKPDVDDYTKEWEIPFDFERKILSVILTSKKDKEIFTKGAVEEVLKVCNRISINGKIEKLDAKLKKMILKKTHELNIDGYRVIGIAHNVLQDEDVEEELIFYGFGTFFDKPKKTSKKLIKNLASKGISTKVLTGDNEIITRAICKNVDFEITKLFSGAEIEAMDDRQLHKAVVEANVFVKLSPIHKSTIIAALQAQGHVVGFMGDGINDAPVLRESDVAISFSEASNIAQDAADMILTSESLMAIENAVIEGRKSLANMLKYIKVTVASNFGNVISVIVALFLTKEEPMLALHLLLQNLLYDFVMFALVFDNVDEEFLQKPRPFTTKNIIWFAVINGPISSIFDISTFLVLIFGYKLVPFQGSVPEGSTNAMQFHASWFVVGLMTQTAVMQVYRTEKTPFIQSKCSMSMLIATIVICLAAILIPFTPINQLVQMSTPHWSFIFVALGFVGTYIVLAQLVKKLYIKKFKEWL, encoded by the coding sequence ATGAAAAAACTAAAGAAATTAAACAATAATACAAAAATTGAATTAATCAATTATGTAGACTCTGATAATAATAAATTACTAAAACAATTTGAAGTAAATAGTTTTGGTTTAAACGATGAACAAGTTGAAGTAAATAGAGAAAAATTTGGTGGTAAAGAATTAAAACCAGCAAGATTTAATGTTTTTCTTGTATTTGTTAAATCATTTTTTTCACCATTTAATATTATTTTAATGGCGATCGATGCATTTAACTTTTATGAGTATGTTAGTGATCCAAATACATTTTCACTAGTGGCTGCTGTTATTGTGCTAATTATGATATTAGCTAGTGGAACAATGGCATTCATTCAAGAAATCAGATCTCATTTAGTTATTAAAAGAATGATAACTGAGAATAAAAAAACATCAAAAGTCATAAGAAATATTTCATACAACTATAAATCAGTAGATAACGCTAATTCAATTAGAATGATTAAAGAAGCTGAAGTTATTGAAAATGATGAGTTAGTTCCAGGAGATGTTATCTATTTAGTGAATGGAGATATTATTCCAGCTGATGTTAGAATTATTTGATCAAATAATTTATATGTTAACCAATCATCTTTAACTGGTGAAAGTTTCCCAGTACAAAAAAAAGATTCACATGATAAAGAATTCGAATCTCATTTAAGTTATGAAAACATTGGTTATATGGGAACAGAAGTTATGTCAGGTAGTGGATTAGCAATTGTAGTTGCTACAGGGCAAAAAACTTATTTCTCATTAATTGATAACAAAGTTAAAGAAAAAAGAAAAAGTTCTTCATTTGAAAAAGGAATTAAAAGAATTACATTATACCTAATTGCATTTATGATTGCTGTAATTCCTGTTGTTTTATTAATCTCAGGTTTACAACAAGGAGATTGAGTTAAGGGCGCAATGTTTACTATAGCTATTGCTGTAGGTATAACACCAGAAATGTTACCAATTATTGTAACTTCAAACTTAACAAGAGGTTACAAACAAATTGAAAAAAATGGTGAAATGATTGTTAAAAATTTAAATTCAGTACAAAACATAGGTGCTATTGATATTTTATGTACAGATAAAACAGGAACTATTACAAGTGGTGAAATTAGTTTAGATAAAGTAACTGGAGTTAATGGTGAAAAATCAGAATTCTTAGAAAATGTTTTATATCTAAATAGTTATTTCCAATCAGGATTCCAAAATCCTATTGATAGTGCTGTTTTGTCATCAAAAATTAAAAAACCTGATGTAGATGATTATACAAAAGAATGAGAAATACCTTTTGACTTTGAAAGAAAAATCTTATCTGTAATTTTAACTAGTAAAAAAGATAAAGAAATTTTTACAAAAGGTGCAGTAGAAGAAGTTTTAAAAGTATGTAATAGAATTTCTATTAATGGAAAAATAGAAAAATTAGACGCTAAGCTAAAGAAAATGATTTTGAAAAAAACTCATGAATTAAACATTGATGGTTACCGAGTAATTGGTATAGCTCATAATGTTTTACAAGATGAAGACGTTGAAGAAGAACTAATTTTTTATGGATTTGGTACTTTCTTTGATAAACCTAAAAAAACTTCAAAAAAATTAATTAAAAATTTAGCATCAAAAGGAATATCAACAAAAGTTCTTACTGGTGATAATGAAATTATTACAAGAGCAATCTGTAAAAATGTTGATTTTGAAATTACTAAACTATTTTCTGGTGCAGAAATTGAAGCTATGGATGATAGACAATTACACAAAGCTGTTGTTGAAGCTAATGTATTCGTAAAATTATCACCAATTCATAAATCAACAATTATTGCAGCATTACAAGCGCAAGGGCATGTAGTTGGTTTCATGGGAGATGGAATTAATGATGCTCCAGTTCTTAGAGAATCTGATGTAGCTATTTCATTTAGTGAAGCATCAAATATTGCTCAAGATGCAGCTGATATGATCTTAACAAGTGAATCATTAATGGCTATTGAAAATGCTGTTATTGAAGGACGTAAGAGTTTGGCTAATATGCTTAAATACATTAAAGTAACAGTTGCATCAAACTTTGGTAACGTTATATCTGTTATTGTTGCATTGTTCTTAACAAAAGAAGAGCCAATGTTAGCATTACATCTATTATTACAAAACTTATTATATGACTTTGTAATGTTTGCTTTAGTTTTTGATAATGTAGATGAAGAGTTTTTACAAAAACCTAGACCATTTACAACCAAAAATATAATATGGTTTGCAGTTATAAATGGACCTATAAGTTCTATATTTGATATTTCAACATTCTTAGTTTTAATATTCGGATACAAATTAGTGCCATTCCAAGGAAGTGTGCCTGAAGGAAGCACTAATGCAATGCAATTCCACGCTTCTTGATTTGTTGTTGGATTAATGACTCAAACAGCTGTAATGCAAGTGTATAGAACTGAAAAAACACCATTTATACAATCTAAATGTTCAATGTCAATGTTAATAGCAACTATTGTGATTTGTTTAGCTGCTATATTGATTCCATTTACACCAATTAATCAATTGGTTCAAATGTCAACACCACACTGATCATTTATATTTGTAGCATTGGGATTTGTTGGAACTTATATAGTTCTAGCACAATTAGTTAAAAAACTATACATCAAAAAATTTAAAGAATGATTATAA
- a CDS encoding ROK family protein, producing the protein MILNIDLGGNSAKCALIENFEIKSKFFVETPKFEIIENLKKMIDIYFKENGYKWENIEAISFSVPGAYDKKTEIIVFAGNLNWWNYPLLKEARRIFNFEKIFILNDANAATYGEWKKGQDGIPESMMLFTLGTGVGHGLILNKQIWEGTKKGYASEGGHGGCFADEELLCSCGVYGCLEAKSSATGIERELNKTDNKNYIESKFGKEFKTIKIIDIVELFNNEDPVIINIFKECLMPLSKAIGYLQTVLDVDKVIIGGGPSNLGERISEIIFENLKKYTLKSFYEDMVIEIAKLGNDAGIWGAYYWAVENIK; encoded by the coding sequence ATGATACTAAATATTGATTTAGGTGGAAATTCAGCTAAATGCGCACTTATTGAAAACTTCGAAATAAAAAGTAAGTTTTTTGTTGAAACACCAAAATTTGAAATAATTGAAAATTTAAAGAAAATGATAGATATTTATTTTAAAGAAAATGGCTATAAATGAGAAAATATTGAAGCAATATCTTTTTCTGTGCCTGGCGCATACGATAAAAAAACTGAAATTATTGTTTTTGCAGGTAATTTAAATTGATGAAATTATCCTCTTTTAAAAGAAGCAAGAAGAATATTCAATTTTGAAAAAATATTTATTTTAAATGATGCCAATGCTGCAACTTATGGTGAATGAAAAAAAGGTCAAGATGGTATACCAGAATCTATGATGCTGTTCACTTTAGGAACTGGAGTTGGTCATGGTTTAATTTTAAATAAACAAATTTGAGAAGGAACTAAAAAAGGATACGCAAGTGAAGGTGGCCATGGTGGTTGTTTCGCTGATGAAGAATTACTTTGCTCATGTGGTGTTTATGGTTGTTTAGAAGCAAAAAGTAGTGCTACAGGTATAGAGCGTGAACTTAATAAAACTGATAACAAGAATTACATTGAATCAAAATTTGGAAAAGAATTTAAGACAATAAAAATTATTGATATTGTTGAATTGTTTAATAACGAAGATCCTGTTATTATAAACATTTTCAAAGAGTGCTTAATGCCTTTATCTAAAGCTATTGGATATTTACAAACTGTTTTAGACGTTGATAAAGTAATAATTGGAGGTGGCCCTTCAAATTTAGGCGAAAGAATATCTGAAATAATTTTCGAAAATTTAAAAAAATATACTTTAAAATCATTTTATGAAGATATGGTTATAGAAATAGCTAAACTTGGTAATGACGCAGGAATTTGAGGAGCTTATTACTGAGCTGTAGAAAATATTAAATAA
- a CDS encoding alpha,alpha-phosphotrehalase, with the protein MRNEVIYQIFPLTFSDGKKKGKGNIKGIINKLDYLKSLGITRIWISPFTKSPFKDSGYDVSDYCGINEEFGTMEEVEILISEAKKRDLTIVLDIVFNHTSDQHEWFKKALAGDEKYMNYYIFKDPVDGKEPTNWKSKMGGLSWEFVPNLNKYYLHLFTKEQPDLNWENPEVRNELINILKFWKDKGISGFRLDVCNLYSKPTLFENDEIGDGRRFYTDGVKVEEYFNLMHNEVFGTDNEIFTVGEVSSTTKEKSAKYAKVENKELDSVFTFLHLKVDYENNDKWTNVKPDLNLFWKLQKEWQEYYQLENSTLALFMNNHDQPRAVSRFGNVDKYWYESATSIFAFTSLMRGVPFIYQGEEIGMTNLTFNNLNEFKDVESIGNANDLLKIKSEEEVLDILRIKSRDNARSVMQWNDEFNAGFSEKENIDLFVNKNYKTINVKNQLNDDKSVLNFYKKVINLRLNEEVFNDGTISFFENQDYAYCRKLKDKEIIILTNWTTENKLIKLKLDSNNWKIILNNYEDFSFDSLKPYQVIAIERK; encoded by the coding sequence ATGAGAAATGAAGTAATTTATCAGATATTCCCTTTAACTTTTTCTGATGGTAAGAAAAAAGGTAAAGGAAATATCAAAGGTATAATAAATAAATTAGATTATTTAAAAAGTTTAGGCATAACTAGAATATGAATATCTCCCTTTACAAAATCACCTTTTAAAGATAGTGGTTATGATGTTTCAGATTATTGTGGAATAAATGAAGAATTTGGTACTATGGAAGAAGTGGAAATTCTTATATCTGAAGCAAAGAAAAGAGATTTAACAATTGTTTTAGATATAGTTTTCAATCATACTTCTGACCAACACGAATGATTTAAAAAAGCTTTAGCTGGTGATGAAAAATATATGAATTATTATATTTTTAAAGATCCAGTCGATGGTAAAGAGCCAACTAATTGAAAAAGTAAAATGGGTGGTTTAAGTTGAGAATTTGTACCTAATCTAAATAAATACTATTTACATTTATTTACAAAAGAACAACCAGATTTAAATTGAGAAAATCCAGAAGTTAGAAATGAACTAATTAATATATTAAAGTTTTGAAAAGATAAAGGTATTAGTGGTTTCAGACTTGATGTTTGTAATCTTTATAGCAAACCCACATTATTTGAAAATGATGAAATTGGGGATGGGCGAAGATTCTATACAGATGGAGTAAAAGTTGAAGAGTATTTTAACTTGATGCATAATGAAGTTTTTGGAACTGATAATGAAATATTTACAGTTGGTGAAGTTTCATCAACAACTAAAGAAAAATCAGCTAAATATGCTAAGGTAGAAAATAAAGAGCTTGATTCAGTTTTTACATTCTTACATCTAAAAGTTGATTATGAAAATAATGACAAATGAACAAATGTTAAACCTGATTTAAACTTGTTTTGAAAATTACAAAAAGAATGACAAGAATATTATCAATTAGAAAATTCTACTTTAGCTTTATTTATGAATAATCATGATCAACCAAGAGCTGTTTCAAGATTTGGAAATGTAGATAAATATTGATATGAAAGTGCAACTTCTATTTTTGCATTTACTTCATTAATGCGTGGAGTTCCATTCATTTATCAAGGCGAAGAAATTGGTATGACAAATTTAACTTTTAATAACCTTAATGAATTTAAAGATGTTGAATCAATTGGAAATGCTAATGATTTATTAAAAATAAAATCAGAAGAAGAAGTACTTGATATTTTAAGAATTAAATCAAGAGACAATGCAAGAAGTGTGATGCAATGAAATGATGAATTCAATGCTGGATTTTCAGAAAAAGAAAATATAGATTTATTTGTTAATAAAAATTACAAAACAATCAATGTTAAAAACCAATTAAATGATGATAAATCTGTTTTAAATTTTTACAAAAAAGTAATTAATTTAAGATTAAATGAAGAAGTATTTAATGATGGAACAATTAGCTTTTTTGAAAATCAGGATTATGCATATTGTAGAAAATTAAAAGATAAAGAAATAATTATATTAACAAACTGAACAACTGAAAATAAATTGATAAAATTAAAACTAGATAGCAATAATTGAAAAATAATTTTAAATAATTATGAAGATTTTAGTTTTGATTCTTTAAAACCTTATCAAGTAATAGCAATCGAAAGGAAATAA
- a CDS encoding PTS transporter subunit EIIC: MGKKEKLPQVKIDLKAWSKELVEYLGGSENIISATHCLTRLRLVIKDENLINKAKVETMPSVKGTFKSSGQYQIIIGTEVEKYFKEFVAVSGVEAVSKEKAKAIANQNNGGWFLKSLNFLGEVFIPIIPVLVAGGIILGFRNILEADFNGFIIVKSGQFWQGLDDFLWIPAQVCFWWLPVHLCWSIFRKMEADQVMGIVVGLCLLVPPLMNVYEVSGEASQDGGFKWIWQIMAGMDDGAFDWGFMKYPWKIQYTAQVIPAFAIGIVGAYINKWIKRTSPAVVSQIVVPLVTILPTFTLAMFVIGPAGFIVASVISFAISWAFTNNIAKYFFGFIIGMAYAPIVLTGVHHLFNAVFVQDTIQNGGNFLFIGTCAQAIAQGSAVLGWILVNKKDPRAKDVGIPSVVSAYLGVTEPAMYGVNLKHMYPFVAASIATGLGLELAVISGVSATNSGNGAWLGILNVQVESKIEGVNTWIGTGYTWFMISMILTAAVSIGLTMVFSKVKYFEKFNIEVKAAELLK; encoded by the coding sequence ATGGGTAAAAAAGAAAAATTACCACAAGTAAAGATTGATTTAAAAGCTTGATCAAAAGAACTTGTTGAATATCTTGGTGGTTCTGAAAATATTATTTCAGCAACTCACTGTTTGACAAGACTAAGACTTGTTATTAAAGATGAAAATCTAATTAATAAAGCAAAAGTTGAAACAATGCCAAGTGTTAAAGGTACTTTTAAATCTTCTGGTCAATATCAAATTATCATTGGAACAGAAGTTGAAAAATACTTTAAAGAGTTTGTAGCTGTTTCAGGGGTTGAAGCTGTTTCTAAGGAAAAAGCTAAAGCCATCGCAAACCAAAATAATGGTGGGTGATTCTTAAAATCACTTAACTTTTTAGGAGAAGTATTTATTCCAATTATTCCTGTTTTAGTAGCAGGTGGGATAATCCTAGGATTTAGAAATATTTTAGAAGCAGATTTTAATGGCTTTATAATTGTTAAATCTGGTCAATTCTGACAAGGACTTGATGACTTCTTATGAATTCCAGCTCAAGTTTGTTTCTGATGACTTCCAGTTCATTTATGCTGAAGTATTTTTAGAAAAATGGAAGCTGACCAAGTTATGGGAATTGTTGTTGGACTATGTTTATTAGTTCCACCTTTAATGAACGTTTATGAAGTTTCTGGTGAAGCTTCACAAGATGGTGGATTTAAATGAATCTGACAAATTATGGCAGGTATGGATGATGGAGCCTTTGACTGAGGTTTCATGAAATATCCTTGAAAAATTCAATATACAGCGCAAGTTATTCCTGCGTTTGCTATTGGTATTGTTGGTGCTTATATCAATAAATGAATTAAAAGAACATCACCAGCAGTTGTAAGTCAAATTGTTGTTCCGTTAGTAACAATTTTACCAACATTTACATTAGCTATGTTTGTAATTGGTCCTGCAGGATTTATAGTTGCATCAGTTATCAGTTTTGCTATTTCATGAGCATTTACAAATAACATTGCAAAATACTTCTTCGGATTTATAATTGGTATGGCGTATGCACCAATTGTATTAACAGGAGTTCACCACTTATTTAATGCAGTGTTTGTACAAGACACAATACAAAATGGAGGAAACTTCTTATTTATTGGAACATGTGCTCAAGCTATTGCTCAAGGAAGTGCTGTTCTTGGTTGAATATTAGTTAACAAAAAAGATCCAAGAGCAAAAGATGTAGGTATTCCATCAGTTGTTTCAGCTTATCTAGGAGTTACTGAACCAGCAATGTATGGTGTTAACTTAAAACATATGTATCCATTTGTAGCAGCTTCAATTGCAACAGGTTTAGGATTAGAATTAGCAGTTATTTCAGGTGTTAGTGCAACTAACTCAGGAAATGGTGCGTGATTAGGAATTTTAAATGTTCAAGTTGAATCAAAAATTGAAGGTGTTAATACTTGAATTGGAACTGGTTATACATGATTTATGATATCAATGATATTAACAGCAGCAGTTTCAATAGGATTAACAATGGTATTCTCAAAAGTTAAATATTTCGAAAAATTCAATATCGAAGTAAAAGCAGCAGAATTACTAAAATAA
- a CDS encoding LacI family DNA-binding transcriptional regulator has protein sequence MKKTKMTYHDIAKKAGVGIGTVSRYFNDYNISEEAKSKINKVLNETDYVPNFAASNIKKPSKDVYLILPYNNDETANMEIVNGVKSSLTADNINFFIFLSSSESEIYQKDLKYLTMRNPFGIVLLLPKHTSKDLILQIQDIKSTNLIVYNRNIEGVKSVNIDDKEMFKELALKIETDYKNEKVAFIGLNKEDITTGKYRSESFTENIKNNKVQNYLLKQNSFEDVEEIIHKIIKDYNPKIIVSATHTISMYVYGHLMENKIRNNFITTDIGRMGKSQYLTNSDINIFIDYFLIGYQIGNKLLNKEKKMENFFKII, from the coding sequence ATGAAAAAAACAAAAATGACTTATCATGATATTGCTAAAAAAGCTGGTGTTGGAATAGGAACTGTTTCTAGATATTTTAATGATTACAATATTTCTGAAGAAGCTAAATCAAAAATCAATAAAGTTTTAAACGAAACTGACTATGTCCCTAATTTTGCAGCATCTAATATTAAAAAGCCTAGTAAAGATGTTTATTTAATATTGCCTTACAATAACGATGAGACAGCTAATATGGAAATTGTTAATGGTGTCAAGAGTTCATTAACAGCTGATAATATTAATTTCTTTATTTTTCTTTCATCATCTGAAAGTGAAATTTATCAAAAAGATTTAAAATATTTAACAATGAGAAACCCGTTTGGAATTGTTTTATTATTACCCAAACATACTTCTAAAGATTTAATACTACAAATTCAAGATATAAAATCAACTAACTTAATTGTTTATAACAGAAATATTGAAGGAGTTAAATCTGTTAACATTGATGATAAAGAAATGTTTAAAGAACTAGCTTTAAAAATTGAAACTGACTATAAAAATGAAAAAGTTGCATTTATTGGTCTAAACAAAGAAGACATTACAACAGGAAAATATAGATCTGAATCTTTTACAGAAAATATTAAAAACAATAAAGTTCAAAATTACTTATTAAAACAAAATTCTTTTGAAGATGTTGAAGAAATTATTCACAAAATAATAAAAGACTATAATCCTAAAATTATAGTAAGCGCAACACATACTATATCAATGTATGTGTATGGTCATTTAATGGAAAATAAAATAAGAAACAATTTTATTACAACTGATATTGGAAGAATGGGAAAAAGTCAATATTTAACTAATTCAGACATAAATATCTTTATTGATTACTTTTTAATAGGATATCAAATTGGGAATAAATTATTAAATAAAGAAAAGAAAATGGAAAATTTCTTCAAAATTATTTAA